A portion of the Limosilactobacillus reuteri genome contains these proteins:
- a CDS encoding arginine repressor, with product MDRKARRKYIEQVVNDRKIETQEELLKLLTEAGFETTQATISRDIHALNIVKANDGDGHTHYVQLHVTPEYNFERLYQGIHDNVRTIETVQFMNVIKTALNSSYATILAGMFDELDIPEVVGTLAGNDTLIIISKDNDDAKMVYDLIIQHMHS from the coding sequence ATGGATCGAAAGGCAAGAAGAAAATATATTGAACAAGTGGTTAATGATCGTAAAATTGAAACGCAAGAAGAATTGCTTAAGTTGTTAACTGAGGCGGGTTTTGAGACGACACAAGCAACAATTTCAAGAGATATTCATGCGTTGAATATCGTTAAAGCAAATGATGGCGATGGTCATACCCATTATGTTCAACTTCATGTGACACCCGAATATAATTTTGAACGATTATATCAAGGAATTCATGATAATGTGCGGACAATTGAAACTGTTCAATTTATGAACGTGATCAAAACTGCACTAAATTCTAGTTATGCGACGATTTTGGCTGGAATGTTTGATGAACTTGATATTCCGGAAGTTGTGGGTACACTTGCTGGAAACGACACCTTGATTATCATTAGTAAAGATAATGATGATGCTAAAATGGTTTATGATTTAATCATTCAACACATGCATTCATAA
- a CDS encoding amino acid permease codes for MIKVKEKKLNLFLLITLIVGTIIGGGIFNSPTDLILKANPMAALIAWLIGGFGILMLVLVFYKLSVIKPEMNGGIYTYAKEGFGNYIGFNSFWGYWMGAVFGNIAFISLFFKTLNSMLGTHQLSPLMCFIGGSIILWGYTAITWFGVREASILNAVITIIKILPLLLVVIVGVFAFQPHIFNVPDWTSILAVNQTHVPFKDQISGAMSTIVWCFVGIEAAVSMSRRAKQPRDVGLATIISFVIVLVLYISISIIPMGILPAKELSQTSVPLAAALSHTALGIVGSLIIKIGLLISLLGALLSWFMIGPEIAYVTSYDRDMPRAFKLVNRHGVPGFALIVYTIIMQVCLLVLLLPQLQMAYTIAYTLAATMTLVAYLLSALYGLKLAISEKMSLGFKIIATLASIYSVYMLVASGLEYVFASAIIFALGIPLFAGAPNKMSKKEKWLATIIALAAVIALMLIITGKINF; via the coding sequence GTGATTAAGGTGAAGGAAAAGAAATTAAATCTCTTCCTCTTAATCACCTTAATTGTAGGAACGATTATTGGTGGTGGGATTTTTAATAGTCCGACCGATTTAATTTTGAAAGCAAATCCAATGGCCGCATTAATTGCCTGGCTAATTGGTGGCTTCGGAATTTTGATGTTAGTATTAGTCTTTTATAAGCTTTCTGTTATTAAGCCGGAGATGAACGGTGGAATTTATACTTATGCAAAGGAAGGCTTTGGCAACTATATTGGTTTTAATTCCTTTTGGGGATATTGGATGGGAGCAGTCTTTGGCAACATTGCCTTTATCTCGCTTTTCTTTAAGACCTTAAATAGTATGCTCGGGACGCATCAACTTTCGCCGTTAATGTGTTTTATCGGAGGTTCGATTATTCTGTGGGGATACACTGCGATTACATGGTTTGGTGTTCGTGAGGCAAGTATCCTTAATGCCGTCATTACGATTATTAAGATCTTACCGCTTTTATTAGTTGTTATTGTTGGTGTCTTTGCATTCCAGCCGCATATTTTTAATGTTCCTGATTGGACAAGCATTCTTGCCGTTAATCAAACGCATGTCCCATTTAAGGACCAGATTAGTGGTGCGATGAGTACTATTGTGTGGTGCTTTGTTGGGATTGAAGCAGCTGTTTCAATGTCACGTCGGGCAAAACAGCCACGTGATGTGGGATTAGCAACGATTATTAGCTTTGTAATTGTATTGGTCCTCTATATTTCAATCTCTATTATTCCAATGGGGATTCTACCTGCTAAAGAACTTAGCCAGACTTCAGTTCCACTGGCAGCAGCGCTTAGTCATACAGCATTAGGAATAGTGGGAAGCCTTATTATTAAAATTGGCTTACTGATTTCTCTATTAGGGGCATTATTGAGTTGGTTTATGATTGGACCAGAAATTGCATACGTAACCAGCTATGATCGGGATATGCCGCGAGCATTTAAACTTGTTAACCGCCATGGTGTTCCTGGTTTTGCATTAATTGTATATACAATTATTATGCAAGTATGTTTACTCGTTTTACTGCTTCCGCAACTTCAAATGGCCTACACAATTGCCTATACTTTGGCTGCGACAATGACACTAGTTGCTTATTTGCTTTCTGCGTTATATGGGTTGAAGTTAGCAATTAGCGAAAAAATGAGCCTTGGCTTTAAGATTATTGCCACGTTAGCTTCCATTTATTCCGTCTATATGTTAGTTGCTTCGGGACTTGAATATGTATTTGCAAGTGCGATTATTTTTGCCCTAGGAATACCGTTATTTGCCGGGGCTCCTAATAAGATGAGCAAGAAAGAAAAGTGGTTGGCAACAATTATCGCCTTAGCAGCTGTGATTGCGCTTATGCTGATTATTACTGGAAAGATTAATTTTTAA
- a CDS encoding basic amino acid/polyamine antiporter, with translation MDEQKKGIGRGELIALIVSSCIGTGIFGITSDVAAAAAPGPALLAWIFVGIGFLMLVLSLNNLSEKRPDLTSGIFSYAGAGFGPLGEFISGWSYWLSAWLGNIAFATMLMSSIGTFFPTFKGGQNLPSIIIAIIFCWLLTILVNNGVESASFVNMIGTICKVLPLVIFIIMMVVCFKAGMFTADFWGRVANNASRGTATGSVWEQMKGTLMTLIWVFIGVEGASVMASRAKSLTAAREASLISFGLLVVIYVLISILPYGALTRAELAGMGQPAIGHVLQATVGSWGSILINVGLIISTIVSWLSWTMLPAETTMLVADDKAMPKIWGKVNAKKAPTASLMITAVLQTIFLFSLLFTDKAYEFAYSLCSAAILFSYLFVGLYQMKYSSAHQEWGQFTIGLLSAAFMFACMFLAGWQEVLLVSISFIPGFYIYYLACKENDRKVTTAEKWTMALILILSIVAIWLVANGTIAIG, from the coding sequence ATGGATGAACAAAAGAAAGGTATCGGTAGAGGCGAATTGATCGCTTTAATTGTAAGTTCATGTATCGGTACTGGAATATTTGGTATTACTAGTGATGTAGCGGCGGCGGCAGCGCCAGGTCCTGCACTATTGGCCTGGATCTTTGTTGGAATTGGCTTTTTAATGCTGGTTCTCTCGCTAAACAATTTATCTGAAAAGCGACCAGATCTTACTTCAGGGATTTTCTCATATGCTGGTGCCGGTTTCGGGCCATTAGGTGAATTTATTTCTGGATGGTCTTACTGGTTATCCGCATGGCTTGGAAACATTGCTTTTGCCACCATGTTGATGAGCTCAATCGGAACGTTCTTTCCAACATTTAAAGGTGGTCAAAATTTACCATCGATTATTATTGCCATCATCTTCTGTTGGCTATTGACAATCTTAGTTAACAATGGTGTTGAAAGTGCTTCTTTTGTTAACATGATTGGAACAATCTGCAAGGTCTTACCATTAGTTATCTTTATTATTATGATGGTTGTTTGCTTCAAGGCCGGAATGTTTACAGCAGATTTCTGGGGACGAGTTGCTAATAATGCTTCTCGCGGTACCGCAACTGGTTCTGTCTGGGAACAAATGAAAGGTACCCTAATGACATTAATTTGGGTATTTATCGGTGTTGAAGGTGCTTCTGTTATGGCAAGTCGGGCTAAGTCGCTTACAGCCGCTCGTGAAGCTTCTCTTATTAGTTTTGGCCTCTTAGTGGTTATCTATGTATTAATTTCAATTTTGCCTTATGGTGCATTAACTCGGGCAGAATTAGCTGGAATGGGTCAACCAGCTATCGGTCATGTTCTTCAAGCAACAGTTGGTAGTTGGGGTTCAATTTTGATTAATGTTGGTTTGATTATTTCAACAATTGTTTCCTGGCTTTCTTGGACAATGCTTCCAGCTGAAACAACAATGTTAGTTGCTGATGATAAGGCAATGCCAAAAATCTGGGGAAAGGTTAATGCTAAAAAAGCACCAACTGCTTCCTTGATGATAACAGCGGTATTGCAAACAATCTTCTTGTTCTCATTACTTTTCACTGATAAAGCCTATGAATTCGCATATTCCTTATGTAGTGCAGCAATTTTATTCTCATACTTATTTGTTGGACTTTACCAAATGAAATACAGTTCTGCACACCAAGAATGGGGACAATTTACAATTGGTTTGCTCTCTGCTGCATTCATGTTCGCATGTATGTTCCTTGCTGGATGGCAAGAAGTATTACTAGTTTCAATTAGTTTTATTCCTGGATTTTACATTTACTACTTAGCATGTAAAGAAAATGATCGTAAAGTTACAACTGCTGAAAAGTGGACAATGGCGTTGATCTTAATCTTAAGTATCGTTGCAATTTGGCTTGTTGCTAATGGAACTATTGCTATTGGCTAG